From the Billgrantia sulfidoxydans genome, one window contains:
- the rplW gene encoding 50S ribosomal protein L23 has protein sequence MNQERVFKVLLGPHVTEKAAFAAERNQYVFKVASDATKPEIKQAVQVLFGKKVDRVQVLNMKGKTKRSAHGLGRRQGYRKAYVTLAAGETLEDFTGAE, from the coding sequence ATGAACCAGGAGCGCGTATTCAAGGTTCTGCTCGGTCCGCACGTGACCGAGAAGGCCGCTTTCGCCGCCGAGCGCAACCAGTATGTGTTCAAGGTGGCCAGCGACGCGACCAAGCCGGAAATCAAGCAGGCCGTGCAGGTGCTGTTTGGCAAGAAGGTCGATCGTGTCCAGGTGCTGAACATGAAGGGCAAGACCAAGCGCAGTGCGCACGGTCTGGGCCGTCGTCAGGGCTACCGCAAGGCCTACGTGACCCTGGCGGCTGGTGAGACGCTCGAAGACTTCACTGGCGCCGAATAA
- the rplD gene encoding 50S ribosomal protein L4 yields the protein MNLNLAAGAGTVEVADATFGKEFNEALVHQVVTAYLAGGRQGTRAQKTRSDVRGGGKKPWRQKGTGRARAGTIRSPLWRSGGVTFAARPQDHSQKVNRKMYRAAMRSILSELVRQERLVAIDEFTVDAPKTKQLVAKLGELGLEKALIVTEEVDEKLYLAARNIPNVDVVDVAAADPVSLIAFDKVLVTVSALRKFEEKLA from the coding sequence ATGAATCTGAATCTTGCTGCAGGCGCGGGTACTGTCGAAGTCGCCGACGCCACCTTTGGCAAAGAATTCAACGAGGCGCTGGTTCACCAGGTCGTCACCGCCTATCTGGCCGGTGGTCGGCAGGGAACTCGCGCCCAGAAGACCCGTTCCGACGTGCGCGGCGGTGGCAAGAAGCCGTGGCGTCAGAAGGGGACCGGCCGCGCTCGCGCCGGTACCATCCGCTCGCCGCTGTGGCGCAGCGGTGGCGTGACCTTCGCGGCGCGTCCGCAGGACCACTCGCAGAAGGTCAACCGCAAGATGTATCGCGCCGCGATGCGCTCCATCCTGTCCGAACTGGTGCGCCAGGAGCGCCTGGTCGCCATCGACGAGTTCACCGTCGATGCCCCCAAGACCAAGCAGCTGGTCGCCAAGCTGGGTGAGCTGGGCCTGGAGAAGGCGCTGATCGTCACCGAAGAGGTCGACGAGAAGCTCTATCTGGCCGCTCGCAACATCCCCAACGTGGATGTGGTGGATGTGGCTGCCGCCGATCCGGTGAGCCTGATCGCCTTCGACAAGGTGCTGGTCACCGTCTCTGCTCTGCGTAAATTCGAGGAGAAGCTGGCATGA